From Sediminibacterium sp. TEGAF015, a single genomic window includes:
- a CDS encoding TonB-dependent receptor plug domain-containing protein, with product MRKITFFAIATTIFSQTTAQQAVMSSKQTSTPLDPITVTSSSIETRASKTGRNITVITAKDIAQLPVRTPDELLRFLPGIDVQTRGALGAQSDISMRGGTFQQVLVILDGLRLNDPNTGHFSGYIPVVLDEIERIEILKGASSGIFGSDAVGGVIYITTKSFAKQKVEGKRGIIQAAGGDFGLLSSSGYYSVSNPTHHLQISALRNRADGPKQRGINGYMQEDAFSFALSKQKNNWQTSFRSAYNEREFAAQNFYTSFVSDTAVEKVKIFWNQFNANYQKNKDQLAIYAGFKNTEDNYRFSSVSSANSSFSNLFQFNSVYTRMATEQTKFSLGAQYIGRNIRSNDRGRHTVNQFAVYGIVQHAFTSRFNTNASLRTEHTENAGWMLVPQVNLSYQLNQLQFRASAGYAYRNADFTELYNNYNRTGVRSGSIGNPNLSAERSMNYELGIDWQPNSFGKWSFSLFSRDSRDLIDWSLTAYADMPRKENLVVNGNYFLAKNQNRITVSGLELDYMLEKKLNEQNAIRLKAGLIWLNTESKQGPLSFYLSSAPKFLANFSTGIKVKNLDISFTGLYKSRATQNGNALLVPLSSEYFVMNSKVNLYFNKVKHVLFLQADNLLNQSINDFVGTPLPGRWLQGGFRFIF from the coding sequence TTGAGAAAAATAACATTCTTTGCCATAGCGACTACAATTTTTAGTCAGACTACTGCACAACAAGCGGTAATGTCTTCAAAGCAAACCTCAACCCCTTTAGATCCCATTACAGTTACTAGTTCGTCAATTGAAACGAGGGCTTCCAAAACTGGAAGAAATATTACGGTAATTACTGCAAAAGATATTGCGCAACTTCCAGTAAGAACTCCCGACGAGCTTTTGCGCTTTTTACCAGGGATTGATGTACAAACTAGAGGTGCACTAGGAGCACAAAGTGATATTAGTATGCGTGGAGGTACTTTTCAACAAGTATTGGTTATTCTAGATGGTCTAAGATTAAACGATCCCAACACTGGACATTTTAGTGGATATATACCGGTTGTTTTAGATGAGATTGAGAGAATTGAAATTTTAAAAGGGGCATCTTCCGGAATTTTTGGTTCTGATGCCGTTGGGGGAGTAATCTATATCACAACTAAAAGTTTTGCAAAACAGAAAGTTGAAGGCAAGAGGGGGATTATACAAGCAGCTGGCGGAGATTTCGGATTATTGAGTAGTTCTGGATATTACAGCGTTTCTAATCCCACCCATCACTTACAAATTTCTGCTTTGAGGAATCGTGCCGATGGACCAAAGCAAAGAGGTATCAACGGATATATGCAAGAAGATGCGTTTTCATTTGCTTTGAGTAAGCAGAAAAATAACTGGCAAACTTCTTTTAGATCGGCGTACAATGAAAGAGAATTTGCGGCACAAAATTTTTATACTTCATTTGTTTCGGATACTGCAGTTGAAAAAGTAAAAATTTTCTGGAATCAATTCAATGCGAATTATCAGAAGAATAAAGATCAACTGGCCATTTATGCAGGGTTTAAAAATACAGAAGACAATTATCGTTTTAGTTCGGTTTCTTCTGCGAACTCTAGCTTTTCTAATCTCTTTCAATTTAACTCGGTTTATACCAGAATGGCAACAGAGCAAACCAAATTCTCTTTGGGGGCTCAATACATTGGAAGGAATATTCGTTCCAACGATAGAGGCAGACATACTGTAAATCAGTTCGCTGTTTATGGTATAGTCCAACATGCTTTTACAAGCCGTTTCAATACGAATGCATCTTTGCGAACTGAACATACAGAGAATGCAGGTTGGATGCTGGTGCCACAAGTAAATCTTTCTTACCAATTGAATCAATTACAATTCAGAGCCAGTGCTGGTTATGCATATCGTAATGCAGACTTTACTGAACTATATAATAACTATAATAGAACCGGGGTAAGAAGCGGATCAATTGGGAATCCCAATTTGTCTGCAGAAAGAAGTATGAATTACGAATTGGGAATCGATTGGCAGCCGAATTCATTTGGTAAGTGGTCATTCAGTTTATTTAGTAGAGATAGTAGAGACTTGATTGACTGGTCCCTTACTGCTTATGCAGACATGCCGCGAAAAGAAAACCTAGTGGTGAATGGAAATTATTTCCTTGCGAAAAATCAGAATCGTATTACCGTTTCGGGATTGGAACTGGATTATATGCTGGAGAAAAAATTGAACGAACAAAATGCTATTCGATTAAAAGCAGGATTAATTTGGTTGAATACAGAAAGTAAGCAAGGGCCATTGAGTTTTTATCTTTCCTCTGCACCTAAATTTCTTGCCAATTTTTCCACTGGTATCAAAGTCAAAAATTTAGATATAAGCTTTACAGGGTTGTATAAAAGCAGGGCTACTCAAAACGGCAATGCACTGCTAGTACCATTGAGTAGCGAATATTTTGTAATGAATTCCAAAGTCAATTTGTATTTCAATAAAGTAAAGCATGTTTTGTTTTTACAAGCAGACAATCTATTGAATCAATCTATCAATGATTTTGTAGGAACACCTTTGCCAGGCAGATGGTTGCAAGGAGGATTTAGATTTATTTTCTAA
- a CDS encoding aminotransferase class V-fold PLP-dependent enzyme gives MNKRSFIKSFALSGLAIPEISKAMSSEIILPIKNNTIPLAEDENFWAGIRRLYKIKPDYINLESGYYNLLPEPTLDKYLSVIKEVNYHASFYMRTKQFAERAEKNKAIAAFTGSDPEEIVLTRNTTESLDLIISGYPWQKEDEAIFAEQDYGAMIDMFKQVAKRYGIKNTILSIPNHPASDEEIVSLYERAITPKTKLIMICHMINITGQIMPVKKICDMAHKYGVEVMVDGAHAIAHIQFKIPDLNCDYYGASLHKWLAVPLGVGLLYIKKKHQEKIWPLLGENETIKGMNRLNHFGTNPVHTYLALQFAIDFHFQIGADNKEKRLRFLQQYWTKQVADIPNIILNTPIDNQRSCAIANVGIKEMKPADMATTLLNKYKIYTVAIDGAGVHGCRITPNVFTTLKELDNFVTALKEMAA, from the coding sequence ATGAATAAAAGATCATTTATAAAAAGTTTTGCATTATCTGGACTAGCTATACCCGAAATCAGTAAAGCCATGTCTTCAGAAATAATCTTGCCTATAAAAAATAATACAATACCATTGGCAGAGGACGAAAACTTTTGGGCTGGCATTAGACGATTATATAAAATAAAACCTGACTATATCAATCTGGAAAGTGGTTATTATAATTTACTTCCCGAACCTACATTGGATAAATACCTATCAGTCATTAAAGAAGTAAACTATCATGCTTCTTTTTACATGAGAACCAAACAATTTGCTGAGAGAGCCGAGAAAAACAAAGCGATTGCAGCGTTTACCGGTTCTGATCCTGAAGAAATTGTATTAACAAGAAATACAACTGAGTCTCTTGATTTAATTATTAGTGGTTATCCCTGGCAAAAAGAGGATGAAGCCATTTTTGCAGAACAGGACTATGGCGCAATGATTGATATGTTTAAACAAGTTGCAAAACGATATGGCATTAAGAATACCATTCTTTCCATACCGAATCACCCAGCTTCAGATGAGGAAATCGTTTCCTTATATGAGAGAGCCATTACGCCAAAAACCAAGTTGATTATGATCTGTCATATGATCAATATTACGGGTCAAATAATGCCCGTAAAAAAAATCTGCGATATGGCACATAAATATGGGGTTGAAGTAATGGTAGATGGAGCACATGCCATTGCTCATATTCAATTTAAAATTCCAGATTTAAACTGCGACTATTATGGTGCAAGTTTGCATAAATGGCTGGCAGTGCCGTTGGGTGTTGGCTTATTGTATATTAAGAAAAAACACCAAGAAAAAATTTGGCCATTATTGGGGGAGAATGAAACAATAAAAGGAATGAATCGCTTGAATCATTTTGGCACCAATCCGGTTCATACGTATTTAGCACTTCAATTTGCTATAGACTTTCATTTTCAAATAGGTGCCGATAATAAAGAAAAACGTTTGCGTTTTCTCCAACAATATTGGACAAAACAAGTTGCCGATATACCAAATATTATTTTGAATACACCAATAGATAATCAACGCTCCTGCGCAATAGCCAACGTGGGAATCAAAGAAATGAAACCCGCTGATATGGCAACTACCCTGCTGAACAAATATAAAATTTATACCGTAGCCATTGATGGAGCTGGTGTACATGGTTGTCGCATTACACCCAATGTTTTTACAACGCTAAAAGAACTAGATAATTTTGTAACAGCATTGAAAGAAATGGCTGCGTAA